In the genome of Pempheris klunzingeri isolate RE-2024b chromosome 3, fPemKlu1.hap1, whole genome shotgun sequence, one region contains:
- the LOC139225717 gene encoding multiple PDZ domain protein: MEIMDTQRALEAVERLQAKLKERGEAPTQEKLSLLKTVLQSPLFHHILSLQQAQRKPLVKGKGISKSVSMNCGPCQGMALGLKALSHSDSYTWAVGNRRPSTARSVYRDGSTSSLGSQDLPFSDIYQDNCIHTESQYCTPPRISRTMSMGRNLSAIAHERRHVEMIELINDGKGLGFGIIGGRSTGVMVKTILPGGAAGRDKRLRSGDQILRIGDTDLAGMNSEQVAQVLRNAGSKVKLLIARDITKDNHLSSPVLSQDSLDDKLSDLNDDYEFSVQFTKNSRGLGFSIHSYIGDLNSVYSAGVMVKSIVKGSTVDQDGRIHIGDIILSVDGVSLQGCSEQRAMEVLRRTGPLVRLRLLRKAVRLSHILPPVPPLQPLRHSHSFHEGNPYRVGLNKIQESGICSLREISRRAAYANRRPRHDSRNGVKLTPAEEEDLRKRWQHAVGPRYEVIVSHLERFSETSGLGISLEARAGHHYLCSVLPEGPVGQSGKIFTGDQILEVNGIPLIGETHKEVVNILKELPIRVCMVCSRIVPPSIPDSDEEDDDDVQLTLKELLAEFNDKLDQGCVIPCPTAEDITKRGVPPMSPPLAMWEREAQVVELEKGESGLGFSILDYQDPEDATKTVLVIRSLVPGGVADQDGRLLPGDRLMFVNESDLEGSSLDYAVHVLKSTGYGPVRIGVAKPLPLELCGGLTPISERSTRASCDDTDSHTQVSLLADAAEANTNSNSNTCNSEDNSIIQPHYTTTENQLRHRFGIMEDDDRQQTLSLPPRTSFERTITVVRGNRSLGMSVSAVKDGSGMLVRSLVQGGSVSQDGRLGVGDAILAINGEPTSNLTNARARAMLRRHSVIGPEMSITYVPAHQVDEYRTHLCLPPLASIAADSSSSSPTPPTLSPEPPSALARSPGPVRAAATAPASSSTLKPAVSVKFKAAAPDPAVVRTSASFKTPSKGLAMVPTITPAPDSSWQIPKSIPHKKKEEGKDYAEIVKKDKSSAGGRLPKLEVEIKVDGKEEREEEPLSYTPVSQDQPRSVRLTRAPGQSLGISIMGGRGMGRRLSSGEMMRGVFIKHISPDSPAAHNGTLRTGDRILEVCGVDLRDASHEQAVEAIRRAGDSVVFLVQSELHGSQSPMLTNHERLTPTPQSNSHSRKEAEPLSGLFLSLSPTNPFTPTPFKVPSPTSDRKDRRSPITVTTAITVAGEDEDDTCRKKMLQRYGSLSGKLHMIELEKDPAAHGLGIRLAGNKDGSRARMSVYVADITPQGPADLDGRIRVGDELLEINDQILYGRSHQNASTIINNAPSKVKIVLIRNKAALGQMAQGSRTECEDTVDSQTDSAKHGGLSRDIHHIILPQDGRIKVGDRIVAVGDEPVAGQSVDKVSSLILKHRVTVKLSVSSSKSFPSSSPLPPPTSTAYTCSPSPAASPTPPISSTFSPLISSMQTSPTGQSDWLGSASTTSDPLSCPIVAGRESTIEICKGNVGLGLSIVGGYDTLLGAVVIHEVNDGGAAQRDGRLQAGDQILEVNGIDLRQATHDEAIGVLRLTTQRVHLRVFRHQEAYREEDLWDVFSLELRPRPGEGLGFTTVGKSNDTGIFVSDIIRGGVADSDGRLLLGDQILSINGEDVRAASQEHAQKLLQSCSGVIHLEVARFKAGMQYSQRGQEYFKLCFIQSEDSDCSTRNPSSGCGASLCHQRETDNKTGSNCECRKVIIQKGPCDSLGIGLAGGVGSPHDNAPLFIATMDTNGLAAKTQQLQTGDRIFSVNGVSMEGLTHVQAGVLLKNATGTICLQVASGSSGCSTKDHNDVYAPSSGQPSSLPCLHNNLCARMYKTITLERGSSGLGFSIVGGFGSPHGDLPIYIKTVFNKGAAVEDGRLKRGDQIIAVNGRCLEGMSHAEAVDILKKTKGTVVLTVLS; encoded by the exons GGCAAGGGCATTTCCAAGTCTGTGTCCATGAACTGTGGTCCCTGTCAGGGCATGGCGCTGGGCCTGAAGGCGCTGAGCCATAGTGACTCCTACACATGGGCCGTGGGGAACCGAAGGCCCAGCACTGCCAGATCCGTCTACAGGGACGGCAGCACCTCTTCTCTGGGCTCGCAAGATCTGCCCTTCTCAGACATCTACCAAGATAACTGCATTCACACTGAATCGCAG taCTGCACTCCCCCTCGAATCTCCCGCACCATGTCGATGGGGAGAAACCTGTCTGCTATTGCTCATGAG AGGCGTCATGTGGAGATGATAGAGCTGATCAACGATGGAAAAGGGCTTGGTTTTGGTATCATTGGAGGCCGGAGCACGGGAGTCATGGTGAAGACCATCCTTCCCGGTGGAGCTGCTGGACGG GATAAGCGTCTGCGTAGCGGAGATCAAATCCTGCGCATCGGAGATACAGATCTGGCAGGCATGAACAGCGAGCAGGTGGCACAG GTACTCCGAAATGCTGGTAGCAAGGTGAAACTGCTCATTGCCAGGGATATTACCAAGGACAACcacctttcctctcctgtcctcagCCAGGACAGCTTGGAcgacaag CTCAGTGACTTGAATGATGACTATGAGTTCAGTGTGCAGTTCACTAAAAACAGCCGAGGCCTGGGATTTTCCATTCATAGCTACATAGGTGACCTAAACTCAG TCTACAGCGCTGGCGTGATGGTGAAGAGCATAGTGAAAGGCAGCACCGTCGATCAAGATGGACGCATCCACATCGGAGACATCATTTTATCT GTGGATGGGGTGAGCCTGCAGGGTTGCAGTGAGCAGCGTGCTATGGAGGTGCTGAGGAGGACAGGTCCCCTGGTTAGACTGCGGCTGCTGAGGAAGGCTGTCCGTCTGAGTCACATTCTGCCCCCGGTTCCTCCCCTGCAGCCCCTCCGACACTCCCACAGCTTTCATGAAGGCAATCCATATAGAGTGGGCCTCAACAAGATTCAAGAGTCAG GAATCTGCTCACTGCGTGAAATCTCCCGGAGAGCAGCATACGCCAACAGACGACCCCGACATGATTCCAGAAACG GTGTGAAACTGACaccagctgaggaggaagaccTGAGGAAGAGGTGGCAGCATGCAGTCGGACCACGATACGAAGTCATT GTGAGTCATCTGGAGCGCTTCAGTGAGACAAGTGGTCTCGGCATCAGTCTGGAGGCTCGGGCGGGGCATCACTACCTGTGCTCCGTCTTACCTGAGGGGCCTGTTGGCCAAAGCGGCAAGATCTTCACTGGAGACCAGATATTGGAG GTGAATGGGATCCCTCTCATTGGAGAGACACATAAGGAGGTGGTCAATATTCTGAAGGAACTCCCAATTCGTGTTTGCATGGTGTGCTCTCGGATTGTACCCCCTTCAATTCCCGACAGTGATGAGGAAGACGACGATGATGTCCAACTCACCCTGAaagagctgctggctgagttCAATGACAAG TTGGACCAGGGCTGTGTCATACCCTGTCCCACAGCTGAGGACATCACCAAGCGTGGCGTACCCCCCATGTCACCTCCTCTGGCCatgtgggagagagaggctcAGGTGGTCGAGCTAGAGAAGGGCGAGTCGGGACTGGGCTTCAGTATCCTGGACTACCAG GATCCTGAAGATGCCACTAAAACAGTTCTGGTAATCCGGTCCTTGGTGCCTGGAGGTGTAGCAGATCAAGATGGTCGCCTGCTACCTGGAGACCGACTCATGTTTGTTAATGAAAGCGATTTGGAAGGTTCCAGCCTGGATTATGCTGTGCATGTCCTGAAGTCCACCGGCTATGGCCCTGTGCGCATCGGAGTTGCCAAACCACTGCCG CTGGAACTGTGTGGGGGTTTAACGCCCATCTCAGAGAGGAGCACGCGGGCTTCCTGCGATGACACTGACAGCCACACTCAGGTCAGCCTGCTAGCCGATGCAGCGGAGGCTAACACCAACTCCAACTCAAACACTTGCAACTCGGAAGACAACAGCATCATCCAGCCGCATTACACTACAACG GAAAACCAGCTTCGCCATCGATTTGGCATCATGGAAGACGACGATAGGCAGCAAACACTATCTCTGCCCCCCCGCACCAGCTTTGAGAGGACAATCACTGTTGTCCGTGGCAACCGTAGCCTTG GGATGTCGGTGAGTGCTGTCAAGGACGGCTCAGGCATGCTGGTGCGCAGTCTGGTCCAGGGGGGCTCTGTTAGCCAGGATGGCAGGCTGGGGGTTGGGGACGCCATCTTGGCCATCAATGGAGAACCTACCTCCAACCTGACCAACGCCCGGGCCAGGGCCATGCTCCGTAGACACTCTGTCATAGGGCCAGAGATGAG CATAACCTATGTCCCAGCCCATCAGGTGGATGAATACCGTACCCATCTGTGTTTACCCCCTCTGGCATCCATCGCAGCAGACAGCTCTTCTTCCTCACCCACCCCACCAACTCTTTCACCAGAACCTCCCTCGGCCCTGGCCAGATCCCCCGGTCcagtcagagctgcagcaaCAGCTCCGGCGTCGTCATCCACCCTCAAACCCGCAGTCTCAGTCAAATTCAAAGCTGCAGCTCCAGATCCAGCTGTCGTCAGAACCTCTGCTTCATTCAAAACTCCCTCCAAAGGCCTGGCCATGGTCCCTACCATCACCCCGGCCCCAGACTCAAG TTGGCAGATTCCAAAATCTATACCTCacaagaagaaggaggaaggaaaagactATGCAGAGATTGTGAAAAAGGACAAGAGTAGTGCAGGTGGGAGATTACCAAAGCTGGAGGTGGAGATAAAGGTGGATggtaaagaggagagagaagaggagcctCTCTCATATACCCCAGTGTCTCAGGATCAACCGAGAAG TGTGCGGCTGACTCGAGCACCAGGTCAGTCCCTGGGTATCAGCATAATGGGAGGCAGAGGCATGGGCCGGAGACTGAGCAGTGGAGAGATGATGAGGGGAGTCTTCATCAAGCACATCAGCCCCGACAGCCCGGCAGCACATAATGGCACCCTACGGACTGGAGACAGGATactagag GTGTGTGGTGTGGACCTGAGAGATGCCAGCCATGAGCAGGCGGTGGAGGCCATCCGCAGGGCTGGAGACTCTGTGGTCTTCCTGGTCCAGTCAGAACTACACGGATCTCAG TCTCCCATGCTTACCAACCATGAGAGACTAACTCCAACACCACAGTCCAACTCGCACAGCAGAAAG GAAGCAGAGCCTCTCAGTGGTCTGTTCCTTAGTCTCTCCCCTACAAACCCCTTCACTCCCACCCCCTTTAAG GTACCTTCGCCGACATCAGATAGAAAGGATCGGAGAAGCCCCATAACTGTCACAACGGCAATCACAGTGGCCGGTGAGGATGAGGACGACACTTGCAGGA AAAAGATGCTGCAGCGTTATGGCAGCCTGTCTGGGAAGCTCCATATGATTGAGCTGGAGAAAGACCCTGCGGCTCATGGCCTAGGAATCAGACTCGCAGGAAACAAGGATGGTTCCAGGGCTCGCATGAGTGTCTATGTGGCAGATATAACCCCTCAAGGACCTGCTGATTTAGATGGGAGGATACGTGTTGGAGATGAGCTACTGGAG ATCAACGATCAGATCCTGTACGGCCGGAGTCACCAAAATGCCTCCACTATCATCAATAACGCGCCGTCTAAAGTCAAGATAGTTCTCATCAG GAACAAAGCAGCTCTGGGTCAAATGGCACAGGGATCCAGAACAGAGTGTGAGGACACCGTTGATTCCCAGACAGACTCTGCAAAGCATGGAGGATTATCCAGAGACATCCACCACATCATCCTACCTCAG GATGGCAGGATAAAAGTTGGAGACAGAATCGTAGCAGTGGGTGATGAACCTGTGGCAGGACAGTCGGTGGACaag GTGTCCAGTTTGATTCTCAAACACCGGGTCACTGTCAAGCTCTCCGTCAGCAGCTCCAAGAGCttcccatcctcctctcctctacctccCCCGACATCTACCGCTTacacctgctctccctctcctgccGCCTCCCCAACCCCACCTATCTCATCCACCTTCTCTCCCTTGATCAGTAGCATGCAGACCTCTCCAACGGGCCAGTCGGATTGGCTAGGATCAGCATCCACAACTTCTGACCCCCTGAGCTGCCCAATTGTGGCTGGCAGGGAATCCACCATAGAGATTTGTAAAGGAAATGTAGGACTCGGCCTCAGCATTGTAGGGGGATATGACACTCTACTG GGGGCAGTAGTAATCCATGAAGTAAAtgatggaggagcagcacagagagatGGAAGGCTGCAGGCTGGAGACCAGATATTAGAG GTAAATGGTATAGACCTGCGGCAGGCCACTCACGATGAGGCCATTGGCGTGCTGCGGCTCACCACCCAGCGTGTTCACCTCCGTGTATTCAGGCACCAGGAGGCCTACAGGGAGGAGGACCTGTGGGATGTCTTCAGCCTGGAGCTGAGGCCTCGTCCTGGGGAGGGGCTGGGGTTCACCACTGTGGGGAAGAG TAATGACACGGGCATCTTTGTGTCAGATATCATCAGAGGAGGCGTAGCAGATTCAGATGGCAGGTTGTTGCTAGGTGACCAGATTCTGTCAATCAATGGGGAGGATGTCCGTGCAGCATCACAGGAACATGCACAGAAGCTCCTACAG AGTTGCAGCGGAGTGATCCATCTGGAGGTGGCTCGTTTTAAAGCTGGGATGCAGTACTCACAGCGGGGCCAG GAGTACTTTAAGTTGTGTTTTATCCAGAGCGAAGACTCTGACTGTTCCACACGGAACCCCTCAAGTGGATGTGGTGCTTCTCTCTGCCACCAGAGGGAGACAGATAACAAAACAGGGAGCAACTGTGAGTG CAGGAAAGTAATAATACAAAAG GGCCCATGTGACTCCCTGGGCATCGGTTTAGCAGGAGGAGTGGGCAGTCCCCATGACAACGCACCTCTTTTTATTGCTACCATGGATACCAATGGACTTGCTGCCAAAACACAGCAATTACAG acaggagacaggatcTTTAGTGTTAATGGTGTGTCCATGGAGGGATTGACTCATGTCCAAGCTGGAGTCCTGCTGAAAAACGCCACCGGAACCATCTGTCTGCAG gTGGCATCGGGGTCGAGTGGGTGCAGCACAAAGGACCACAATGATGTGTATGCCCCATCGTCAGGCCAGCCCAGCAGCCTGCCCTGCTTACACAACAACCTCTG TGCCCGCATGTACAAGACCATCACTCTGGAGAGAGGCTCCTCAGGTCTGGGCTTCAGCATCGTAGGCGGGTTCGGCAGCCCTCACGGAGACCTGCCCATCTACATCAAAACCGTCTTCAACAAG GGGGCAGCCGTAGAGGATGGGAGGCTGAAACGTGGAGATCAGATCATTGCTGTGAACGGACGCTGTCTGGAGGGCATGAGTCACGCTGAGGCCGTGGATATCCTGAAGAAGACCAAGGGAACTGTAGTCCTCACTGTGCTGTCCTGA
- the tyrp1b gene encoding tyrosinase-related protein 1b codes for MHSQSMWRAGLLVVTLCATLTLAQFPRECVTPEGLRNGQCCPSPTGAAGDECGSSTGRGQCVSITADSRRHGPQYPYAGRDDRERWPLRFFNRTCQCNGNFSGHNCGRCRHGLTGPNCDQRISVVRRNIMQMSTADKQAFVNALDQAKRTVHPDLVICTRRYEEVFGPDGNTPQFENITVYNYFVWSHYYSVSKTYLGQGQASFGGVDFSHEGPGFVTWHRFHLLQLERDMQDMLGDPTFALPYWNFAIGGNECDICTDDLLGARSSFDMNSISTNSVFSQWRVICESVDDYDTLGTICNSTETSPIRRNPAGNVARPMVQRLPQPQDVLDCLELNAFDTPPYYSTSSESFRNTIEGYSAPQGMYDPVIRSLHNLAHLFLNGTGGQTHLSPNDPIFVLLHTFTDAIFDEWLGRHQPGEIVYPEENAPIGHNRGFNMVPFWPPVTNAEMFLSAPENLGYSYEVQWPARAYTLSEIITIAIVAAVLVVTVVGGVIACAVRANSYRSAEALEPLLGDTFRRYSEDDRRLDKSQSVV; via the exons atgCACAGTCAGAG CATGTGGAGAGCGGGTCTCCTGGTGGTGACCCTGTGTGCCACCCTAACGCTGGCCCAGTTCCCCCGGGAATGCGTCACCCCCGAGGGGCTGCGGAATGGCCAGTGCTGCCCGTCTCCTACAGGGGCTGCAGGGGACGAGTGTGGCTCCAGCACAGGAAGGGGTCAGTGTGTGTCCATCACAGCAGACAGCCGGCGCCACGGACCCCAATACCCTTATGCTGGACGtgatgacagagagaggtggCCGCTGAGATTTTTTAACCGTACTTGCCAGTGTAATGGGAATTTTAGTGGGCACAACTGTGGCCGATGCCGACATGGGCTGACTGGACCGAACTGTGACCAGAGGATCTCTGTGG TAAGGAGGAATATCATGCAGATGAGCACAGCTGACAAGCAGGCATTTGTGAACGCTTTGGACCAAGCTAAGAGGACTGTCCACCCCGATCTGGTCATCTGTACGCGACG GTACGAGGAAGTGTTTGGGCCCGATGGCAACACCCCGCAGTTTGAGAACATAACTGTTTACAACTACTTTGTTTGGAGCCACTACTACTCTGTCAGTAAAACCTACCTGGGGCAAGGCCAGGCCAGTTTTGGAGGCGTAGACTTCTCCCACGAGGGCCCGGGTTTTGTCACCTGGCACCGTTtccatctgctgcagctggagagaGACATGCAG GACATGCTGGGTGACCCCACCTTCGCCCTGCCCTACTGGAACTTTGCCATCGGCGGCAACGAGTGTGACATCTGCACCGACGACCTGCTGGGAGCCCGGAGCTCCTTCGACATGAACTCCATCAGCACCAACTCAGTGTTCTCCCAGTGGAGGGTCATCTGTGAGAGTGTGGATGACTACGACACTTTGGGTACCATCTGCAATA GCACGGAGACAAGTCCCATCAGGAGGAACCCAGCGGGCAACGTGGCTCGGCCCATGGTGCAGAGGCTGCCACAGCCCCAGGATGTGTTGGACTGTCTGGAGCTCAACGCCTTCGACACTCCACCTTACTACTCCACCTCCTCAGAGAGCTTCAGGAACACAATTGAAG GCTACAGCGCCCCCCAGGGGATGTATGACCCGGTGATCCGTAGCCTCCACAACTTGGCTCACCTCTTCCTGAACGGGACGGGCGGACAGACTCACCTCTCACCCAATGATCCCATCTTTGTCCTGCTGCACACATTCACCGACGCAATCTTCGACGAGTGGCTCGGGAGGCACCAACCGG GTGAAATAGTTTACCCCGAGGAGAACGCTCCAATTGGGCACAACCGGGGATTCAACATGGTTCCTTTTTGGCCCCCTGTCACCAATGCTGAGATGTTTCTCTCCGCCCCAGAAAACCTGGGATACTCCTATGAGGTCCAGTGGCCTG CTCGTGCCTACACCCTGTCTGAGATCATCACCATAGCCATTGTGGCGGCTGTACTGGTGGTGACAGTGGTAGGTGGTGTCATCGCCTGTGCCGTGCGCGCCAACTCCTACCGTTCGGCCGAGGCCCTGGAGCCACTGCTGGGAGACACTTTCAGACGTTACTCAGAGGATGATCGCAGGTTGGACAAATCACAGTCTGTTGTCTAA